GGCCGCCTCCACGGCCTGCCGGTCGGCCACCGCGCACGGGTCGGTGGTCAGCACGGAACCGGGCACCTGCTGGTACTGCGGCGGCGTGCCGCGCAGGGCCTGTACGACCTTGGTCAGCGCGGTGCGGCCGGGCGCGCAGGCGTCGCCGCCGGGGCTCTTGCTCTGGACCGTGATGCCCAGCGACTGCTCGAACGACGTCACGACCGAGACCCAGCACGAACCGGGCTTGTCGGCGTCGACCACCAGCGGAAGGCCTTCGAGTTGCTCGACCGGGTCGTCCGGCATGATCAGCTGGTGGCCGACGCGCAGCACCAGTTCGACGGTCTGCCCGCCGGCGTCCTTGACGTCGACACCGCACTCACCCCACTCGGAGGAGGAGAGGCTGTCCTGGTCCGGGGTGCCGAGGTCACCGAGGGTCTTGCTGTCCAGCAGCGCGCACGGGTCCACCGTCCGCAGCGCCGCCGCCTGCACCGCCGGGTCGGTGATCTGCGGTTTCGCCGCCGACGGCGCCGGGGTGGACGTGCCGGCGGCCGGGCCGCCACCACCGCATCCGGCGAGGAAGGCGAGCGATGCCACGCCGGCGGCCAGCGTCGAGGCCCGGAACGTGCGACTTCTGGTGATCATGACCGGCACCGTAGCGAAGTCAATCACCCGTTCGTGGCGAAATCTCCAAGAATGTGGATAGTCTGTGAAAGGTATTCCTCCGCGAACCCGCTGTTCCCCGACGGTTTGTGGTACCAACAGTCGTATGCGATCTCGGACGGCACGCGGGTGGCGGGCGCTGGGGCTGGGCGGATTGCTGGTGGCGTCGATGGTCACCGGCCAGGCGGCGGGCATGGCGGCGGCCCCGGAGCCGGATCAGGTCTACCCCGTCGACGGGCTGGCCGAGCCGGTCGACATCCTGGTCGACGACAACGGTGTTCCGCACATCTACGCGGGCGAGCACTACGACGTCTACTTCGCGCAGGGGTTCAACGCCGCCCGGGACCGGCTGTGGCAGATCGACCTGTGGCGCCGCAAAGGCCTCGGGCAGCTGTCCGAGGTGCTGGGGCCGGCGTACGTCGAGCAGGACCGGGCGAACCGGATGTTCTCCTACCGCGGCGACATCGACGCGGAGTGGCGCGCCTACGGCAACGACGCCAAACGGCTCGCGGAGTCCTACACCGCCGGGATCAACGCCTACATCGGGCTCGCCAGGGAGAATGACGAGTTGATGCCGTGGGAGTTCGAGTTCCTGCGGTACCAGCCCGACGAGTGGGCCCCGGAGGACGTCGTACGGCTGCGCACCCACGCGCTGGTCGGAAACCTGACCAGCGAGGTGGATCGGGCCTATATGGCGCGTGACTTCGGGCTGCGGTACGAAGACATCCGGCAGCCGCTCGACGCCGGTTGGCGGACGCGGCTCCCCCAGGGGCTGGACCTCGGTCTGCTGCCCGAAAATCGCGACGAATTGCTCGGCGTGTACGACCTCGCCACCCAGGGCGTCACCTTCGCCCCGCAGGACCTCGAAGCGATCGGCGGCTTCGGTGGCACCACG
The genomic region above belongs to Amycolatopsis sp. YIM 10 and contains:
- a CDS encoding DUF3558 family protein, whose translation is MITRSRTFRASTLAAGVASLAFLAGCGGGGPAAGTSTPAPSAAKPQITDPAVQAAALRTVDPCALLDSKTLGDLGTPDQDSLSSSEWGECGVDVKDAGGQTVELVLRVGHQLIMPDDPVEQLEGLPLVVDADKPGSCWVSVVTSFEQSLGITVQSKSPGGDACAPGRTALTKVVQALRGTPPQYQQVPGSVLTTDPCAVADRQAVEAALQQKSFVEPKSLHQCDLWSGDGTSYPQVSVRLYQGLPADAEDGEPADLGGGVTAIQKKDADSSVVSCDVSWRRVETPKEDEARGYGEIVSVQFSGEPESGLDTATACSKAVAVAKTVVPSLGRA